The Armatimonadota bacterium genome includes a region encoding these proteins:
- a CDS encoding prolyl oligopeptidase family serine peptidase, whose amino-acid sequence MRRLGNWGCRTLAILALAVSHAVASPTQPGAIDARIPSASPSGFPRNDSISVSYYPAVGSDQAPAPAVIILHPLGERSLRLWRQFAKHLARNGIGAAAIVFPYHMDRRLPREPAGRRFIANDVRIATQAYRQATSDISTVATWLADQPTVDPRRIGVVGVSLGAILAHAAMGQDPRLKAGVAMLGAGDLKRLRQKSILFALVRRNPFTSGTTEAERMLRAVDPLTTAPDNQPRHVLMVEAARDDLVSPTAARELWLALGKPPIQWIDTNHFALALDVQGVFRTTTAYLRSEWGMRPADAPIPRVHPPTITLGWVAGLSARPTLALQYQALAIGRRPDHIALLHIDAGLDGLGPFLGLAATVNRYVDAGFGARPGQNRAKPYISLHVAF is encoded by the coding sequence ATGAGGAGGTTGGGAAACTGGGGATGTCGCACTCTCGCAATTCTGGCGCTCGCCGTTTCGCATGCCGTTGCATCGCCAACCCAGCCAGGCGCAATCGATGCGCGGATACCCAGTGCGAGCCCCAGTGGTTTCCCCCGCAACGATTCTATCTCGGTTTCATACTATCCAGCGGTTGGGTCGGATCAAGCGCCTGCACCCGCCGTCATTATCCTGCATCCGCTCGGCGAGCGAAGCCTCCGCTTGTGGCGCCAGTTCGCCAAACACCTCGCGCGGAACGGTATTGGCGCTGCGGCGATTGTCTTTCCGTACCACATGGATCGCCGGCTCCCCCGTGAACCCGCGGGGCGCCGTTTCATCGCCAATGACGTCAGGATCGCGACGCAAGCGTACCGTCAGGCGACTTCGGACATCAGCACGGTCGCCACGTGGCTTGCAGATCAGCCAACGGTTGATCCCCGGCGCATCGGTGTCGTCGGTGTCAGCCTCGGCGCGATCCTGGCCCACGCCGCGATGGGGCAGGATCCCAGGCTGAAGGCCGGTGTCGCGATGCTGGGGGCAGGCGACTTGAAGCGCCTCAGACAGAAGAGCATCCTGTTCGCCCTCGTCCGCCGGAACCCATTCACCAGCGGTACAACCGAGGCCGAAAGGATGCTCCGGGCGGTAGACCCTCTCACGACTGCGCCTGATAACCAGCCACGACACGTCCTGATGGTCGAGGCTGCCAGGGACGACCTGGTATCGCCTACTGCGGCGCGAGAACTGTGGCTGGCACTGGGCAAGCCACCCATCCAGTGGATCGACACGAACCACTTCGCCCTTGCGCTGGATGTACAGGGCGTTTTTCGCACGACGACAGCCTACCTGCGTTCAGAATGGGGCATGCGACCGGCCGATGCGCCGATCCCCAGGGTCCATCCACCAACTATCACGCTGGGATGGGTCGCGGGTCTCTCCGCGCGTCCGACCCTGGCACTACAGTACCAGGCGCTCGCCATTGGCCGCCGACCGGACCACATCGCCCTGCTGCATATTGACGCCGGGCTGGACGGCCTCGGCCCGTTTCTGGGGCTGGCCGCAACCGTCAACCGCTACGTGGACGCAGGCTTTGGAGCACGGCCCGGTCAGAACCGCGCGAAACCTTACATCTCCCTCCACGTGGCTTTTTGA
- a CDS encoding SagB/ThcOx family dehydrogenase, producing the protein MNTNPVRTLNMQSQHDDAARVSAYHERSKHAFGRYAASLGYLDWATQPDPFRRFDGASLTPLPFSADLIATPYEALYAADAAAPRPVDAESLGALFELSLGLSAWKSAGGTRWALRNNPSSGNLHPTEGYLVCAELPGIQAGVHHYAPAIHALEHRCAFQPSIRDAVVIGLTSIHWREAWKYGERAYRYCQHDVGHAIAAVRFAAAALGWKAALLPSASDSEIAGLLGLDRPQDFVEAEDESPDALLLVSPRPTTTPDTEPLARLASTGAWTGVANRLSVTHHPWPVIEETAQAAVKPATHEVSPSTRPRVDLPAAYGERAIDIVRKRRSAQAFDPRRTLKADSFFSIVDRLATRDAAPFDALPWDPLVHPVIAVHRVDDLAPGLYSVMRSNQTLNRLKSACSASFDWSVEYDAPGVTLYHLQDGDYREAMRLVSCTQDIASHGFFTLGMVAEFDPVIREGGPWWYRRLFWEAGVIGQALYLEAEAQGVRGTGIGCYLDDAFHRLLGLETTEFQSMYHFTVGYPIEDERLLTEPPYAHLERERGGHR; encoded by the coding sequence GTGAACACCAACCCCGTCCGCACCCTCAACATGCAGAGTCAGCACGATGACGCCGCCCGTGTGTCCGCCTACCACGAACGGAGCAAGCACGCCTTCGGGCGATACGCCGCCTCGTTGGGTTACCTGGACTGGGCGACCCAGCCGGACCCATTTCGCCGCTTCGACGGGGCGTCCCTCACACCGCTCCCCTTCTCCGCCGATCTGATCGCCACGCCTTATGAGGCGCTTTATGCCGCCGATGCAGCCGCGCCTAGACCCGTCGACGCCGAGTCCCTCGGGGCCCTGTTCGAATTGTCACTTGGCCTCTCCGCATGGAAGTCTGCCGGCGGCACGCGATGGGCTCTGCGCAATAACCCGTCCAGCGGCAATCTGCACCCCACGGAGGGCTACCTCGTCTGCGCGGAACTGCCCGGCATCCAGGCCGGCGTCCACCACTACGCTCCGGCCATCCACGCGCTGGAGCATCGCTGCGCGTTCCAGCCGTCGATACGGGACGCTGTAGTGATCGGATTGACCTCCATCCACTGGCGCGAGGCCTGGAAATACGGCGAACGCGCCTACCGCTACTGCCAGCACGACGTCGGGCACGCGATTGCCGCCGTCCGCTTCGCCGCCGCCGCGCTTGGCTGGAAGGCGGCCTTACTGCCTAGCGCCTCCGACAGTGAAATCGCCGGGTTGTTGGGGCTCGACCGTCCGCAGGACTTCGTTGAAGCCGAGGACGAATCGCCGGACGCGCTTCTACTGGTCTCGCCACGGCCGACGACGACCCCGGACACGGAACCCCTCGCGCGTTTGGCGAGCACAGGCGCCTGGACCGGAGTGGCGAACAGGCTAAGCGTTACGCACCACCCGTGGCCGGTGATTGAGGAAACTGCCCAGGCCGCCGTGAAGCCGGCGACTCACGAGGTTTCGCCCTCCACTCGTCCCAGGGTCGACCTGCCTGCCGCGTACGGAGAGAGAGCGATTGATATCGTCCGGAAGAGGCGAAGCGCCCAGGCCTTCGATCCTCGGCGCACGCTGAAGGCCGACTCCTTCTTCTCAATAGTTGACCGCCTCGCCACGCGCGATGCCGCGCCGTTCGATGCGCTGCCGTGGGATCCACTCGTTCACCCGGTCATCGCAGTGCACCGCGTAGACGATTTAGCCCCCGGCTTGTACTCTGTCATGCGCAGTAACCAAACCCTGAACCGCCTCAAATCCGCCTGCTCGGCTTCATTCGATTGGTCCGTCGAGTACGATGCGCCCGGCGTCACCCTCTACCATCTTCAGGACGGCGATTACCGCGAGGCGATGCGCCTCGTCTCCTGTACCCAGGACATCGCTTCGCACGGGTTCTTCACTCTCGGCATGGTCGCCGAGTTTGACCCGGTCATCCGCGAGGGTGGACCTTGGTGGTACCGAAGGCTGTTCTGGGAGGCGGGTGTCATCGGGCAGGCGCTGTACCTGGAGGCCGAAGCGCAGGGTGTTCGAGGGACCGGCATCGGCTGCTATCTTGACGATGCGTTCCACCGCCTGCTGGGCCTGGAAACGACCGAATTCCAGAGCATGTACCATTTCACGGTAGGGTATCCCATTGAGGACGAGCGTCTCCTCACGGAGCCGCCGTACGCCCATCTTGAACGCGAAAGAGGAGGACACCGATGA